The following coding sequences are from one Candidatus Endomicrobium procryptotermitis window:
- a CDS encoding type IV pilus twitching motility protein PilT, translating into MYDLYMLIEEMGKLKASDLHITVGAPPMYRCDTKMKPAGAVILDHESCKELIYGVLSNEQMRRFEKSCELDMSFGIRGLGRIRMNVFKQRGSISAALRLIPTKIWTFEELNLPRVVYDIVNYPKGLVLVTGATGSGKSTTLASMINYINQNRCGHIVTIEDPIEYIHNHKKCIVNQREVGSDTTSFASALKYVLREDPDIILIGEMRDLETISAAATIAETGHLVFATLHTMDTASSINRMVDVFPAYQQGQIRAQLSLTLQAILCQQLMPHISGKGMVLSTEIMMMNAAMRNIIREMKTEQIYSQLQIGAKYGMQTMNQSIAENVIKKRISRETAFEYTTNKIELERLIAMDGR; encoded by the coding sequence ATGTATGATTTATATATGCTTATTGAAGAAATGGGAAAATTAAAAGCTTCGGATTTGCATATAACGGTCGGAGCGCCTCCGATGTACAGATGTGATACGAAAATGAAGCCTGCGGGAGCAGTAATCTTAGATCACGAATCCTGTAAAGAGCTCATATACGGTGTTTTAAGTAACGAACAGATGCGGCGTTTTGAAAAATCCTGCGAACTCGATATGTCTTTTGGCATAAGAGGTTTGGGAAGAATCAGAATGAATGTGTTTAAACAAAGAGGTTCGATTTCGGCGGCTTTAAGGCTCATCCCTACAAAAATATGGACGTTTGAAGAATTAAACCTTCCTAGGGTTGTATATGATATTGTAAATTATCCTAAAGGGCTTGTTCTTGTTACCGGCGCTACGGGGTCAGGCAAATCTACAACACTTGCTTCGATGATAAATTACATAAACCAAAACCGTTGTGGGCATATAGTTACAATTGAGGATCCCATAGAATATATTCACAATCACAAAAAATGTATAGTTAACCAAAGAGAAGTCGGCTCCGACACGACTTCGTTTGCTTCGGCGTTAAAATATGTGCTAAGAGAAGATCCTGACATAATTCTTATAGGCGAAATGAGAGATTTGGAAACTATTTCCGCTGCTGCTACCATAGCTGAAACAGGGCATCTGGTTTTTGCCACTCTTCATACCATGGATACAGCTTCTTCAATTAACAGAATGGTAGATGTTTTTCCAGCTTATCAGCAGGGACAGATAAGAGCCCAGCTTTCTTTAACTTTGCAGGCGATTTTATGCCAGCAGCTTATGCCTCACATATCAGGAAAAGGAATGGTTTTGTCTACCGAAATAATGATGATGAATGCAGCAATGAGAAATATCATAAGGGAAATGAAAACTGAACAGATTTATTCCCAGCTTCAGATAGGCGCCAAATACGGCATGCAGACCATGAATCAATCGATAGCCGAAAATGTTATTAAGAAAAGAATATCGAGAGAAACAGCATTTGAATATACCACAAACAAAATTGAACTCGAAAGGCTTATAGCCATGGATGGAAGGTAA
- the coaD gene encoding pantetheine-phosphate adenylyltransferase translates to MKFDINLPMYKELSAVYPGSFDPPTNGHLDIITRASKLFPKIIVAVTENANKKHMFSLEERVELLKEASKNLANVEVTSFSGLLANYLEKINIFILIRGLRALSDFEYEFQMALMNRNLNKNIETVFLMPDQTNTFLSSSMVKEIAALGGNTKDFVPECVEEKLLGQKR, encoded by the coding sequence TTGAAATTTGATATAAACTTGCCTATGTATAAAGAACTTTCAGCCGTTTATCCCGGCAGTTTTGATCCTCCTACAAACGGGCACTTGGATATAATAACAAGAGCATCTAAATTGTTTCCAAAAATTATTGTTGCAGTTACTGAAAATGCCAATAAAAAGCATATGTTTTCTTTGGAAGAACGTGTTGAATTATTAAAAGAAGCTTCCAAAAATTTGGCAAATGTTGAAGTTACCTCTTTTTCGGGGCTTTTGGCAAATTATCTTGAAAAGATAAATATTTTCATATTGATAAGAGGTCTGAGAGCTTTATCAGATTTTGAATATGAATTTCAGATGGCTTTAATGAACAGAAACTTGAACAAAAATATAGAAACCGTCTTTTTAATGCCAGATCAAACCAATACTTTTCTTTCTTCTAGCATGGTTAAAGAAATTGCGGCTTTAGGCGGAAATACAAAAGATTTTGTTCCAGAATGTGTAGAAGAAAAACTGCTCGGGCAAAAGAGGTGA
- a CDS encoding ABC transporter ATP-binding protein/permease, whose product MSKNKNFGSKRLFKYLKPYMARFLIAVVFMSAFAGLATSLLAVLKKAIDGIFIDKDYLMLAFAAISVPLIFTLKGLADYGRSYLLNYIGQNVIRDLRMELYEKLIFLSHDFYTHNSSAKIMSRVTNDLNALQTAIVRVPASLIKDILTFLGMLIAAFYLNWKFSLIVFIGFPIAAVPLIIFAKKIRKASRQGQKQMAEIYSSLMQMLLGFSLIKAYNTEKHEEKKFKEENDKFYDFVLRVIRVDARSSPIMNLIGAAAVAVVLFFGGVDVLNGVWTAGAFFAFIAAVGQMYEPIKNFSHVNSQIQAGLASAERIFKVLDEEPSIKDSRNAKILKPFEKSIVYRNVTFGYTTDKNILRDFNVTIKCGQSVAFVGHSGSGKTTIASLLLRFYEPLSGSILIDGQDIKEVSLKSLREHIGIVSQDVFLFDNTVKYNIAYGDFDASDEDIIEAAKSANAHDFISILPDGYDTLVGERGAKLSGGEKQRISIARTMLKNPPILIFDEATSALDSQSEKLVQQAVDKLMRNRTVILIAHRLATVRNAGNIIVMDNGRAVESGTHEELIRLENGIYKKLNELQVL is encoded by the coding sequence ATGAGCAAAAATAAAAATTTCGGGTCTAAACGATTATTTAAATATTTGAAGCCTTATATGGCAAGGTTTCTTATCGCCGTTGTTTTTATGAGCGCTTTTGCGGGACTTGCCACGTCTCTTCTGGCAGTGCTTAAAAAAGCTATTGACGGAATATTTATAGATAAAGATTATCTCATGCTGGCTTTTGCCGCAATTTCTGTACCACTGATTTTTACGTTGAAAGGTCTGGCCGATTATGGAAGAAGTTATTTACTCAATTATATAGGCCAGAATGTCATAAGAGATTTGCGCATGGAGCTTTATGAAAAGCTCATATTCTTGTCTCATGATTTTTACACGCATAACTCTTCCGCAAAGATAATGTCAAGGGTAACAAATGATTTAAATGCTTTACAGACGGCCATTGTCAGAGTTCCGGCAAGTCTCATTAAAGACATTCTGACATTTTTAGGCATGTTAATAGCAGCATTTTATCTGAACTGGAAATTTTCTTTAATAGTTTTTATAGGTTTTCCGATTGCCGCCGTTCCTTTGATAATATTTGCAAAAAAAATAAGAAAAGCTTCAAGACAGGGACAAAAACAGATGGCTGAGATTTATTCTTCTCTTATGCAAATGCTGCTTGGTTTTTCGCTGATAAAAGCTTATAATACGGAAAAGCATGAAGAGAAAAAATTCAAAGAAGAAAACGATAAGTTCTATGATTTTGTATTAAGAGTTATAAGAGTTGATGCACGTTCAAGCCCGATAATGAATTTGATAGGCGCCGCGGCGGTAGCCGTAGTTTTGTTTTTCGGAGGCGTTGATGTTCTTAACGGTGTATGGACCGCCGGAGCTTTTTTTGCTTTCATAGCAGCGGTCGGACAAATGTACGAGCCGATAAAAAATTTTTCTCATGTAAACTCTCAAATACAGGCAGGACTTGCTTCGGCCGAAAGAATATTCAAAGTGCTTGATGAAGAACCGTCAATAAAAGATAGCAGGAATGCAAAAATTTTAAAACCTTTTGAAAAGTCCATCGTTTACAGAAACGTAACTTTCGGCTATACTACAGATAAAAACATTTTGAGGGATTTTAATGTTACGATTAAATGTGGGCAATCGGTTGCTTTTGTAGGACATTCCGGTTCGGGTAAAACAACTATTGCCAGCCTTCTGCTGAGATTTTATGAACCTTTGTCCGGCTCGATTTTAATTGATGGGCAAGATATAAAAGAAGTTTCTCTTAAATCCTTAAGAGAGCATATCGGAATAGTTTCTCAAGACGTATTTCTTTTTGACAATACAGTTAAATATAATATCGCATACGGAGATTTTGACGCTTCGGATGAAGATATAATTGAAGCGGCTAAAAGCGCTAATGCTCATGATTTTATTTCCATTCTGCCTGATGGATATGATACTCTTGTCGGAGAAAGAGGTGCAAAACTTTCTGGCGGGGAAAAACAAAGAATTTCTATAGCCAGAACAATGCTTAAAAATCCGCCTATACTTATATTTGACGAAGCTACAAGCGCTTTAGATTCACAGTCCGAAAAACTTGTGCAGCAAGCCGTTGACAAACTTATGAGAAACAGAACGGTTATTTTAATCGCGCACAGGCTTGCTACGGTGAGAAATGCTGGAAATATTATCGTTATGGATAATGGACGTGCAGTAGAAAGTGGAACGCATGAAGAGTTAATACGTTTGGAAAATGGAATATACAAAAAATTAAATGAATTGCAGGTGCTATGA
- a CDS encoding RelA/SpoT family protein yields the protein METLIGELKAGLMQTLTYLPKEDLAAVEKAYEYASYAHSYQIRASGDPYLIHCVSVAKNLAELKIDHATVTAALLHDILEDTLVTEYELVKEFGEEVVSLVKGVTKLNKYQFQDNITEQAENWRKMLLAVVKDIRVIIIKLADRLHNMRTIKYLHLDKQKNISQESITLYAPFAHRLGIYKWKSELEDLAFEVLNPLEYNMIKTQWQKRAESNTDNLKEVEDQLKENLAGTKFPFRISARPKNLYGIYRKMERQNKPFSAIEDLFGLRIITNTVENCYAILSIINSSFKLVDGSFTDYINLPKSNMYQSLHMTIISDKGVIIETQVRTEEMHQRAEYGIAAHWRYKKRVESSGKNVKEDNKYALTEDRLDWLKKFLEWQRETTDSKEFLTTLKTECDFEQIFVFTPKRKVIKLPYGATALDFAYTVHSDIGDTCMGAKVNNKMVPIDTKLKTGDICEILVRKNIKPSKNWLEFAITAQARSRIRKYLREHKKSPNG from the coding sequence ATGGAAACTTTAATCGGAGAATTAAAAGCCGGCTTAATGCAAACATTAACTTATCTTCCTAAAGAAGATCTGGCTGCCGTTGAAAAAGCTTACGAATACGCTTCTTATGCACATTCATACCAAATAAGAGCTTCGGGCGATCCATATCTTATACACTGTGTTTCCGTAGCAAAAAATCTTGCCGAATTGAAAATCGATCATGCAACTGTAACCGCGGCATTGCTTCATGACATTCTTGAAGACACGCTTGTCACTGAGTATGAACTTGTAAAAGAGTTCGGCGAAGAGGTTGTTTCTCTGGTAAAGGGCGTAACAAAACTCAATAAATACCAGTTTCAAGACAATATAACAGAACAAGCAGAAAACTGGAGAAAAATGCTTTTAGCGGTAGTTAAAGACATACGCGTGATAATCATAAAACTTGCCGACAGGCTTCATAATATGCGCACAATTAAATATCTTCATCTGGACAAACAAAAAAATATATCGCAGGAATCTATTACGCTTTACGCGCCCTTTGCACACAGGTTGGGGATATATAAATGGAAAAGCGAACTCGAAGATCTGGCCTTTGAAGTTTTAAATCCTCTCGAATATAATATGATAAAAACCCAATGGCAAAAACGCGCTGAAAGCAATACTGACAATTTAAAAGAAGTGGAAGACCAGCTTAAAGAAAATCTTGCAGGCACAAAATTTCCTTTCAGAATTTCTGCAAGACCGAAAAACCTTTATGGGATATATAGAAAGATGGAAAGACAGAATAAACCTTTTTCCGCGATTGAAGATTTGTTTGGACTACGGATTATTACTAATACCGTAGAAAATTGTTATGCGATTTTGAGCATAATAAATTCGAGTTTCAAACTTGTGGATGGTTCGTTTACTGATTATATAAATCTCCCAAAATCGAATATGTACCAATCTCTTCATATGACGATAATTTCAGATAAAGGAGTTATAATCGAAACACAAGTAAGAACCGAAGAAATGCATCAGCGGGCCGAATACGGAATTGCAGCACATTGGAGATATAAAAAAAGAGTCGAAAGCAGTGGAAAAAATGTTAAAGAAGACAATAAATATGCGCTTACTGAAGACCGGCTTGACTGGCTCAAAAAATTTTTGGAGTGGCAGAGGGAAACTACGGATTCAAAAGAGTTTTTAACTACTCTGAAAACCGAATGTGATTTCGAACAGATTTTTGTTTTTACACCGAAAAGAAAAGTCATAAAACTTCCTTATGGAGCCACAGCTTTAGATTTTGCATACACTGTTCATTCCGATATAGGTGATACATGTATGGGCGCAAAAGTAAATAATAAGATGGTTCCGATAGACACTAAACTTAAAACAGGTGACATATGTGAAATTTTGGTAAGGAAAAACATCAAACCCAGCAAAAATTGGCTGGAATTCGCTATAACTGCTCAAGCCCGTTCCAGAATAAGAAAATATTTACGTGAACACAAAAAAAGTCCTAACGGATGA
- a CDS encoding DUF192 domain-containing protein: MKEDSLKIKEARTFKDKLLGFMFKKSADYAILFKKCRAIHTCFMCFNIDVIFMDRNKNIIKEVKNLKPWRAAFCGKAYYVLEIPVKESKN, from the coding sequence GTGAAAGAAGATTCTTTGAAAATCAAGGAAGCTAGAACATTTAAAGACAAGCTTTTGGGATTTATGTTTAAAAAATCGGCGGATTATGCGATTTTGTTTAAAAAATGTAGAGCAATACACACTTGTTTTATGTGTTTTAATATTGACGTGATATTTATGGACAGAAACAAAAACATAATAAAAGAAGTTAAAAATTTGAAGCCTTGGCGTGCGGCATTTTGCGGGAAAGCTTATTATGTTTTGGAAATTCCCGTCAAGGAGAGCAAAAATTAA
- a CDS encoding O-antigen ligase family protein, with the protein MNTSTDKFNYLILIFGVSLITSVFAKFSDAVGIQSALLFLLGITFFFTINNNILKYKNYVLPLLFFVLYAVFSYYSADFQYNARNGIMLLSYCSCAYLLTGFLKPYDKRSILLIPVFIGLWLTIFLFASNVTFAGYMESAGALSKSTHATAGFLILALCLSFVFWQNERKIYIYTSFIILTAVILTKSFYAIGLAFLACGIFLFFMRSKIKIKTHLLVLPFLAVSAAAFYQAFKSGYFAPKIISWQTAVSVVKDNLLMGTGFCNYSVVSGSYAKIASADVSQTENLFLQLIAETGIPGLVLFAAILAVFFILAAKKIKNIENRVTHLPVMLAVIFFIAYNMFESTAFISTNMLVFFILLSFPLETSEIKTRKIKINTYIAILLIIPFLYILAVPFLALSDYKKGIMLFTVNKYTAACGQYLKALEKDALNPAYASKLSDAYFAISQKENTLLNLDKAIEYKKFALSLNKWEGKYYYDLAWLYKQKGEKRLASDNIIKALEMDPFDKQFMESYELVY; encoded by the coding sequence TTGAACACCTCAACCGATAAGTTTAATTATCTGATTCTCATCTTTGGAGTTTCTTTAATCACATCTGTTTTTGCAAAGTTTTCGGACGCCGTCGGAATACAATCTGCTCTTCTTTTTCTTTTGGGAATAACATTTTTTTTCACTATCAACAATAATATTTTAAAATATAAAAATTATGTTTTGCCGCTGCTCTTTTTTGTTTTGTATGCGGTATTTTCATATTATAGTGCGGATTTTCAGTATAATGCCAGAAACGGCATAATGCTGCTTTCGTATTGTTCCTGTGCATATCTTTTGACGGGATTTTTAAAACCTTATGACAAAAGAAGCATTTTGCTGATTCCGGTTTTTATAGGTCTATGGCTTACAATATTTCTTTTTGCTTCCAATGTAACTTTTGCGGGCTATATGGAATCTGCCGGCGCTTTGTCAAAAAGCACGCATGCTACAGCCGGTTTTCTTATTTTGGCTCTTTGTCTTTCTTTCGTTTTTTGGCAGAACGAAAGAAAAATTTATATTTATACTTCTTTTATTATTTTAACCGCAGTTATTTTGACAAAATCTTTTTATGCTATAGGGCTGGCTTTTCTTGCTTGCGGCATTTTTTTATTTTTTATGAGGTCTAAAATAAAAATAAAAACGCATTTGCTTGTTTTACCTTTTTTGGCTGTATCAGCGGCAGCGTTTTATCAGGCGTTTAAAAGCGGTTATTTTGCACCAAAAATAATATCATGGCAGACAGCTGTTTCAGTTGTAAAAGACAACTTACTTATGGGCACGGGCTTTTGTAATTATTCTGTCGTTTCCGGAAGTTATGCCAAAATTGCCAGCGCAGACGTTTCACAGACGGAAAATTTATTTTTGCAGCTCATTGCTGAAACCGGAATACCAGGTCTTGTTTTGTTTGCAGCCATTTTGGCAGTATTTTTCATCCTTGCTGCAAAAAAAATAAAAAATATAGAAAATAGAGTAACGCATCTGCCTGTTATGCTTGCCGTAATATTTTTCATTGCATATAACATGTTTGAATCAACGGCATTCATATCCACCAATATGCTTGTATTTTTTATACTTTTATCTTTTCCTTTAGAAACGTCAGAGATAAAAACCAGAAAAATAAAAATTAATACTTATATTGCGATTTTGCTTATTATCCCGTTTCTCTACATATTGGCAGTACCTTTTCTAGCGCTTAGCGATTATAAAAAAGGTATAATGCTTTTTACAGTAAATAAATATACTGCCGCGTGCGGCCAATATCTTAAAGCGCTGGAAAAAGATGCGTTAAATCCTGCTTATGCAAGCAAACTTTCAGACGCTTATTTTGCCATAAGCCAAAAAGAGAATACTTTGCTTAATCTCGATAAAGCAATAGAATATAAAAAATTTGCTTTATCTCTCAACAAATGGGAAGGAAAATACTATTATGATTTGGCATGGCTCTATAAACAAAAAGGCGAAAAGAGACTTGCTTCAGACAATATAATAAAAGCTTTAGAAATGGATCCGTTTGACAAACAGTTCATGGAATCCTATGAACTTGTGTATTAA
- a CDS encoding prepilin peptidase, translated as MDILFSDFNIIFYIFFFLTGLVLGSFANVCIYRMPLNLSIVKPRSSCTVCKKQIKWYDNIPIMSYIILHGKCRYCKEKISITYPIIELLTGLLFVLLYHFYGLTPAFFLFCFMTFCLVVISGIDYYYQIIPDIFPLMLTVAGFLLSFFNVSLGEHFMQKFLNAFIGFIAGGGSLFLIGLLGQFFFKKEAMGGGDIKLMAGIGAIVGWQRALFAIFIASFLGSILGLFLILTKRVERKGYMPFGPFLAVASYITLLIPAPSFLLNSFFVLELDFINKFFGT; from the coding sequence ATGGATATTCTTTTTTCCGATTTTAATATTATTTTTTACATATTTTTCTTTCTTACTGGTCTGGTACTAGGCAGTTTTGCCAATGTGTGTATATACAGAATGCCTCTGAATTTATCTATAGTAAAACCGCGTTCTTCTTGTACAGTATGCAAAAAACAAATCAAATGGTACGACAATATACCTATTATGAGTTATATAATTTTGCATGGCAAATGCCGTTATTGTAAAGAAAAGATATCAATTACATATCCGATAATAGAACTGCTGACAGGATTGTTGTTTGTCTTGCTGTATCATTTTTATGGATTGACCCCTGCTTTCTTTCTTTTTTGTTTTATGACTTTCTGCCTTGTAGTTATTTCTGGCATAGATTATTATTATCAGATAATTCCAGATATTTTTCCACTTATGCTTACAGTTGCGGGGTTTTTGCTTTCGTTTTTTAACGTATCTTTGGGTGAACATTTTATGCAGAAATTCTTAAACGCTTTCATCGGCTTTATTGCCGGAGGCGGTTCTTTGTTTTTGATAGGATTGCTTGGACAATTCTTTTTTAAGAAAGAAGCTATGGGTGGAGGTGACATAAAACTTATGGCCGGAATAGGGGCAATAGTAGGCTGGCAGAGAGCTCTTTTTGCGATTTTTATAGCTTCGTTTTTAGGAAGCATTTTAGGTTTATTTCTAATATTAACTAAAAGAGTCGAAAGGAAAGGATATATGCCTTTTGGCCCATTTTTAGCGGTTGCTTCATACATAACTTTGCTTATACCCGCACCTTCTTTTTTGCTTAACTCTTTTTTTGTTTTAGAGCTTGACTTTATAAATAAGTTTTTCGGGACATAG
- the recG gene encoding ATP-dependent DNA helicase RecG, with amino-acid sequence MIRLDSEVQYIKGIGPKRAQSLLRLGIKNVSDLLTFFPSQYQDRTHIVSVSDAYKDKQCCICGRVGISHERKLSAGLFLLDIEIFDNTGMAYIRFFRKKNPYSKIDVFASIRKAFEPGKTAYIFGDTKIEAGARYISVNDYEIRNFETEVPLFFNKIIPVYPATEGLNQKVIREAVKNALDTAVNLYPDISAIIPEIKNIPKISSYEAIRRIHYPQTLDDAENARRAFAVQEFFVLESALAISKNRIKNKSKNRRYEIKKTFLTAFRQNLKFEFTKSQKKAINDIFADMQSALPMNRILMGDVGSGKTVVALSAVLLTCENGFQSMIAAPTEILAEQHFLTISNMLAGLDINIVLVTSSTMKKKTEREKILSASEKGSALIIIGTHALMEERIKFKNLALIVVDEQHRFGVMQKHSALDKTDNPDTLMMTATPIPRALAMTVYGEMDMTVIDELPPGRIPIKTRFTSESEAYYKTISELQNGGQAYIVYPLIDESDKIALKSAISETEKLSQSYFKNYRVGLLHGKMKPSEKNEIMEKFKNKNFDILVSTTVIEVGIDVPNASVMIIQHADRFGLSALHQLRGRIGRGKKQSYCFLVGNLKSKAAAKRLKIMTETNNGFKIAEEDLRMRGPGELIGTVQHGFPEFKAGDLIKDADIVDFAKDSAVKLIDQDSQLIKKEHSILKMLINQRFSDKVKLIGVG; translated from the coding sequence ATGATACGGCTTGACAGCGAAGTACAGTATATAAAAGGAATAGGACCGAAAAGGGCACAGTCTCTGCTAAGATTAGGCATAAAAAATGTCAGCGATTTGTTGACTTTTTTCCCCAGCCAGTATCAAGACAGGACCCATATTGTTTCCGTATCAGACGCTTATAAGGATAAGCAATGCTGTATATGCGGCAGAGTAGGGATATCTCATGAAAGAAAACTTTCAGCAGGTCTTTTTCTTTTGGATATTGAAATTTTTGACAATACAGGCATGGCTTACATCAGATTCTTTCGCAAAAAAAATCCATATTCCAAAATAGATGTATTCGCTTCAATAAGAAAAGCTTTTGAGCCGGGAAAAACGGCATATATTTTTGGGGACACAAAAATTGAAGCAGGAGCAAGATACATATCGGTTAACGATTATGAAATCAGAAATTTCGAAACGGAAGTTCCACTTTTTTTTAATAAAATAATCCCGGTTTATCCTGCAACAGAAGGATTAAATCAGAAAGTGATAAGGGAAGCCGTAAAAAACGCTTTGGATACCGCCGTAAATTTATATCCCGACATTTCTGCGATAATACCGGAGATTAAAAATATTCCTAAAATAAGCTCTTATGAAGCGATAAGACGAATACATTATCCGCAGACTTTGGATGATGCAGAAAATGCAAGAAGAGCTTTTGCAGTTCAGGAATTTTTCGTTTTGGAAAGTGCGCTTGCAATTTCCAAAAACAGAATAAAAAACAAATCGAAAAACCGCCGCTATGAGATAAAAAAAACTTTTCTTACAGCTTTCCGCCAAAACCTAAAATTTGAATTTACCAAATCTCAGAAAAAAGCCATAAATGATATTTTTGCGGATATGCAAAGCGCTCTGCCTATGAACAGAATACTTATGGGCGATGTCGGTTCTGGAAAAACGGTTGTCGCTCTGAGTGCCGTTTTGCTTACATGCGAAAACGGGTTTCAATCTATGATTGCCGCGCCTACGGAAATTCTTGCCGAACAGCATTTTCTTACGATTTCAAACATGCTTGCAGGATTGGATATAAACATAGTTCTGGTGACATCATCTACTATGAAGAAGAAAACCGAAAGGGAAAAAATACTTTCCGCCTCCGAGAAGGGCTCGGCGCTTATAATTATAGGTACACATGCTCTTATGGAAGAGAGGATAAAATTCAAAAATCTTGCTTTGATAGTTGTCGACGAACAACATAGGTTTGGCGTTATGCAAAAACATTCGGCATTAGACAAAACTGACAATCCTGATACTCTTATGATGACGGCCACTCCCATTCCACGCGCTTTAGCCATGACGGTTTACGGTGAAATGGATATGACAGTAATCGATGAGCTGCCTCCGGGTAGAATTCCCATAAAAACGCGTTTTACAAGCGAAAGCGAAGCTTATTATAAAACTATTTCCGAATTGCAAAATGGCGGACAGGCATATATAGTTTATCCGCTTATAGATGAATCCGATAAAATTGCCCTTAAATCTGCAATCTCAGAAACCGAGAAACTTTCACAAAGCTATTTTAAAAATTATAGAGTTGGACTTCTGCACGGAAAAATGAAACCTTCGGAAAAAAACGAAATAATGGAAAAGTTTAAAAATAAAAATTTTGATATTTTGGTTTCAACTACGGTTATTGAAGTAGGAATCGACGTGCCTAACGCTTCGGTCATGATAATACAGCATGCCGACAGGTTCGGACTTTCCGCATTGCATCAGCTGCGCGGAAGAATCGGAAGGGGAAAAAAACAATCTTATTGTTTTTTAGTAGGAAATTTGAAAAGCAAAGCTGCGGCAAAAAGACTTAAAATAATGACAGAAACAAATAATGGATTTAAAATTGCCGAAGAAGATTTGCGCATGCGCGGACCGGGAGAACTGATAGGAACCGTACAGCACGGTTTTCCAGAATTTAAAGCTGGCGATTTGATTAAAGACGCCGATATTGTCGACTTTGCAAAAGATTCTGCTGTAAAACTTATAGATCAAGACTCTCAATTAATAAAAAAAGAACATTCTATTCTGAAAATGCTTATAAATCAACGTTTTTCTGATAAAGTGAAACTGATTGGCGTCGGTTGA
- the rpmB gene encoding 50S ribosomal protein L28: MSYKCVVCGKGSTSGNTVSHSNKASKRLFRPNLQSLNIVLDGKKTREYVCTSCIKSNKVKKAI, translated from the coding sequence ATGTCTTACAAATGTGTAGTATGCGGAAAAGGTTCAACTTCAGGAAACACTGTCAGCCATTCAAATAAAGCTTCAAAAAGGCTTTTCAGACCCAATCTTCAGAGCTTGAACATAGTTCTCGATGGAAAAAAGACCCGCGAATATGTATGCACTTCGTGTATAAAATCCAACAAAGTAAAAAAAGCTATATAG